From Bactrocera oleae isolate idBacOlea1 chromosome 4, idBacOlea1, whole genome shotgun sequence:
GAACCCTAAGTTTTCGAAGAGGCTGAATTTTGATAAagcataattaataatttggtttaaaatatttctagacTTTAATTATACAAATGTTGTATACTAAATACGCATACCTGAAAGGTTTCAATTGGAACATCATTTAAAGGTCCGTTGATAATTCTTAAGACTTCTAGCTTATTACCAATGTTTTGGCCATCGAAAGCATTCTTACTGATACTTTGCAACGAATGCCCATCAATTATTAGTTCTTTGGCATTTCCTAATATCTATAAATGAACAATTACCTGGCTTAAAATaaagtcaataaaaattaatttaaaaatacccCAAACGATAGTGGAGTAAACGATGTTAAATTGGTGTGAAGTAAGTGCAGCTCCtctatagttttgttcacaccAAAGAATGGGTAGTCCTCAATGGTTACTATAGGCGTATCAGATATGGTAAGCAATCTAGTTCTAACAGTCGAGAACACTGGCCCATATAAACGTACTGTAAAAGGCAAGCAGTGGTATAAACGttcgtacataaatatattccaGTTAAGATGAATTTAGAATTTGTTTTACCGAAATGACCCTTTAAAATTTCCAACTGCTCTACAGGAATACCCAATGTTCCGATATTTTCAAGAGCAATTGAGAGCGTCGCTAAGTTCGTGTTTTCACATCGCACATAGATGCCTACATCAGAGTTTTTCCAACAGGTACATGGATATATAACTTTCGGTCTTAAAAAGCATTATGTTATTACCCGTATCTTCATATATGCATTAAATAAATCCTCACTTTGCTGGACACTTATATTTTGGCTCATTAAACGCATATTCTGACTTCACTGTTGCACATAAACACAAAAGGAAAGTGCATCTAAGTAGTAACTTAgtcatatttatattcaaacagGTTTGTTGAAGAGAAAATTCGACATTGACGTGAACACGGATatagttcgttgcttaagtctttcgttTATGTGTAAAAGTCTAAAGAaacaatttcatcaaatttctgTGAAACACATCATTCTCctgagaaaatatatttaactaatttaGTATAATGTAAGCTGCTTAACTATTTATAAAGCTTCTTTCGGGGTCTTATTTATTTCACTAAACTGAAAGAACAAAAATGTTTCACACATGTAAATCGTAAAGCGATCACAtctatattattaaattgtacCGCATTATCATGACAGTATCAAACTAACTTACTGTCTTCATAAACATTTTGTTATAGCAGGAGATCTGTCATAATTGTTGCTAACGAAATTGTTATAACAGAACCATTTTATTGTTTCATTAATCAGTAGGATTGTCGGATATTgactttaattttttcctaTTCCAAATAGATTTTGCTCTTACATATCCTAAGTGatacatattttgaataaattcttCCTAAAGTCAATTTAATTGCACACCTTACCGAAAGAGGTATTTACAATTCCTCTTGAAGCTGAATcgcttttaaagaattttaatttaatttaatcgcGAAACAAAATACTTGCTCGATCTTAATTCTATcggacaatttgaaaaaaaatactaaaacaaaTTATGTGTGTGGAATATGTGTTCcgaattgtaaaataattacattaagatctaattttttatagaaGGGTGAATTTAACATGTTTATATACTGAGCCAATGCTATGATTTCTGAtatgtgttttaaaaaaatttacacaattttattaaaattaatatattaaacgatttcaaaatattcataataaatgcaataatttaattttatattttcagatAACACTATTTTTTCGTTGACTCATATCTGACTGAAGCAGAGCAAAGCAGAAACACTCAttttttggcataaaatttaatacacaaATACAGCTCAATAGCTCGcttgttaattattaaaaacatacgACTTGggcaatttatatattaacatatattaatgaattcttaaaaacaattaataaaaagagATACTTAAAACTTCTAGATTTTAAAACTGGGAACTCTGGTAACCCTGTTTGATGATAGAAATTGACAACAATACGATTCTTGAAATGCCATGAACACTGCCAGAAAACACTCAATCGCCTACTATGACCGCCGGGAGAAATACTGACTTCGCCCGATTCATACCGCCATTGCTAAATCAGCCAATAAAAGTGACGAATACTCATACTAGCGCAGCTTCgggttaaaattttatatacatgcatGGCCAACGACAATAGTGTGTGTGTCGAGGGAGAATGTGAGTTATTTGTCGAAGCGAGCGCTAAAGGTAGCCATTAATAATACTTAACCTTTCTATCAAATCGTAGTCGTTGGCTCGTAGTTGTGGTGTTTGATTTTAAACGACTTTGCACAAAGTTAGTTTTTATTAGTTGAAATACAGGGAATTTACAATGAGTTACCAAGTGGAAGCATTGAATTCTGCACATCTTGAATTGCAAGGAAGTGGTAGTGGGGCCGAACTCCGACGACCATTTGATCCAACTGCTCATGATCTGGAACCCTCTTTCAGACTGACTAGGTTTGCGGATTTAAAGGGACGTGGTTGTAAAGTGCCACAAGAAGTTCTTGGTAAACTTGTTTCGGCATTGCAGCAGGATTATTCCAATGCCTCAGATCAAGATGCTCAGTTTATGAATATGGCTATACCACGCATTGGGATCGGCTTGGATTGCTCTGTTATCCCCCTACGTCACGGGGGTCTCTGTTTAGTTCAGACAACCGATTTTTTCTATCCCATTGTTGATGATCCTTATATGATGGGAAAGATAGCATGTGCCAACGTTTTAAGTGACTTGTATGCAATGGGTGTAACAGATTGCGATAACATGTTAATGCTGCTTGCTGTAAGCACAAAAATGACCGAAAAAGAGCGCGATGTAGTCGTTCCACTTATAATGCGTGGTTTTAAAGATTCGGCGTTGGAAGCGGGAACCACTGTTACAGGAGGGCAAAGTGTAGTGAATCCTTGGTGTACCATTGGTGGAGTGGCTTCAACCATATGTCAACCTAATGAGTATATAGTTCCGGATAATGCTGTTGTAGGTGATGTATTGGTACTCACTAAACCACTCGGAACTCAAGTTGCTGTGAACGCTCACCAGTGGTTAGATCAACCAGAGCGGTGGAATCGcattaaacttgtagtttccgAAGAAGATGTCCGCAAAGCATACCATCGAGCAATGAGTTCAATGGCCCGTTTGAATCGAACAGCCGCTCGCCTAATGCACAAATACAACGCTCATGGATCTACTGATATTACCGGCTTTGGATTATTAGGACACGCGCAAACTCTTGCTTCGCATCAAAAAAAAGATGTGTCGTTTGTTATACATAACCTGCCTGTAATTGCTAAGATGGCTGCAGTTGCAAAAGCCTGTGGAAATATGTTTCAATTGTTGCAAGGACATTCAGCTGAAACATCTGGAGGTCTTCTTATCTGTTTACCAAGAGAACAAGCTGCTGCTTATTGCAAAGATATAGAAAAGCAGGAGGGATATCAGGCTTGGATAATTGGTATTGTTGAAAAGGGCAATAAAACAGCTCGTATTATCGATAAGCCCAGAGTTATTGAAGTGCCAGCAAAAGattaatttcatatattacTAATAAGAATTTATTGTATCAAAATTCGTTTTAtagacattaaatattttgcataatttgcaATCCTTGTTTATTGATTTGGTTTTTTACGCtgcattatatttaaaaatatatttaattgcgtatactcgtatgtaagtTTGCACTAAATATCTAATGCTATTTCCTAAGGCTTACTATGTAATTGAGACTACATTTTTtcaagaataaaaaaatgtataaagattgctcatataattaaaataaccctttcattttaaatttatagctaaatatttattttctaaattttaattcaagattttttaaattttttaatctttcaAACTCGGTTTTTAATCACTTGTTCAGTTGATTGTTTTTTCTTAATCCTTTCCGTTTGACTTTAAAGTTATTCgctattaataaatttctttttttcttacacgatttattctttttttttttgtacctttttaatataaatcgataatttttgcTATCTAACTCGCATGTTTGAAAAGTGTGGTGACGAATTTAGCAGTCTGAAGGTTTTATATAGACGCCAGTTTCGAAAAACAAACCGTTTACTTAGAGATCGTTAAGATCTTTTGTGAGAAATTCAATTCTTTTTAATACCCAAACAATCTATTTGTACAGTTCCcttcaaattgtatttcaatatgtttttataaaccTAGCGGCCCAGAGTACCCTCTGTGAAAACCAAACGtccaatatatatgtacatattatgtacAGAAGATCACAGTAGAAAGGATCATCTGTTCTACAACTTTGGAATAGGACCATTCTTCCTGTCAAAAATTAGACAATAAACGTTGCATCTTCTAGGGTTTCGTTGAAATGTCATACCTTTGCAAGTAATCAAACGAAATTATGATGTGAAAATAGATGATGTCGAATGATAATCATgaccattccccatataacagtattgtccaaaactactaaaattgcaATGATTCAGTAAATATATACGTCAGAAGCATTCACGGGTTGGGAGTattctccaaaaattttaagtaaatccgTCAAATACTTTCCGCGTTTTTGTTCAAAACGAAACTTCTGATCTGTTGACCATTGTAGCTCGAATACCGTTCGGtagatttcaataaaatttatttaaatacactAACTTTTTTTGCCcaattgattttaattcaaCCTCTAAGGATTAGTAATGGTCACCGCAAAGAGCTTCAGTTGGAACTGGATCaacattacttttaaaattaaattagataTAAGTAAAGATTGGACAATGGGTGCGGCACTACCCACCTTTGGCTGAAATTGTATATCTTATAAACTATCGATTAATATATTTAGATAATGTACAAAATATCAACCAGAAGATCAGAATTAATGAAATTAGGAATATGAGAATAAGACCAATGTCCAGACCAACtccattgttgttgtaacgattaccTAGTCCCcatttgggtgataaattccagattcgatgtcgtcgaggtcatctaacgggaggcccaagaaacgagctgtttcgacggggtcggaccatagggagaagggtgttagatgagtggggtttattgggcatgcaaagaggtggttaatgtcatgcggagactcattgcacgcaggacatgcatttggtatgtcggggtctattctgggtaagtaggagtttaacctgctacagtatcaagaacgaagttgcgcgaggaaCACTTTGGCTTCGCGAGGCATCTCGAGCTCTACATCtactatgggtggtggtttgactcgtaatacaatacattcactgagagggagtcggtgaaggtgttgatggctccactgtgaatggcggtcagtgcctgtctgaagttcgttgcgttcgaagtccggtcggcgtactgtctaatgtcgtcgacgtaatcaaggaaaaacctcttgatgttcctaggaggcggctctctacaagcaggcgactacaggggtggtttctacgaaaacgattgccttgtatgttgccagcaacgtttctttgtcttttccccaagagctgccttcaagcgatttgaggattttgttgcagAGAAGAAGGGAGAAAGATCAGAGAGATAGCTGTTTACTgttgagcacatgccatcgattccattgcccgacgtcaatatcgtgcagccATCAgtgtacgaggtcacggaaattccctctggtggttgagggagtatcgagatgtagaaattaaacagtaaaggGGAGAGGCCACCACCCTGCgtaaccccctgtttaattcttctcagtttggagttttgacctcgaaatagtacggatgactgccgaccgctcaggtagttcatggtccaccgcttcagccctgaagggagcgtagattgttcgatgacctcgagtagcgttgtgtggttgactgtgtcaaaggctttcgacaagtccaacgctacgaggatcgtcctcttgcagggtggcttctggtttaggccatgaattATCTGGGCGTTtttgacgctaagtgctgtggtagtgctgtgcactttccggaagccatgctgatgttctgctaggctgaggtggtgagtgaacatcgggagtaacaaggcttcaagtgtcttcactactggggaaaggagagttatcgggcgataagaatCCCCTTTGTTGgtgggtttcccaggtttcagtagtgggaccactcttccgactgtccacacatcgggtatttgaataGTGGCCATcaacaagttgaggaccttggtgagatagtttactcccgtcgagcccagatgttttagcatcagcatgcttatttcgtcagggccaatggatttggacgatttggcctttgtgatggcactctgaacctccccatcggtgaaagtaagtgacgcgcagtcttttggcattttgcgcagccgtcgggtaacacatcgtttggaattgtcagtcgaagggtgcagtgtaaaatGCCGgttaaaatagctcgcgcacttcttcgggtccgaggaggcatggccatagcattgaatttcaacccgatcgtcatatctcctcggatttgacagggccttgacagtagtccaaagcttactcacaccggtggagaggttgcaggacttcaggtcggataaaatccgggtcaattccggtatcgcagaaccgactgttgtgggaattgagaccaactccattcatgTTCAGCGCTGAAccattaacattataataataattataataacggAAACTATTATatggaatataatataatttcacatattttcgccATTAGACTTAAGTATATCCAAAATTATAGACTAAAGTGTAtcaaatattatacgttcagttaattctGCTAAGATATACGAgcattacatattgaccgatataaacGGCATAGGGCCAACCGGAAGTCTGAAAATCCTTTATTAGGTAGGTATATGGGTAATAATGCTATatgacatattattaacagaaataggtgctctctgaatttcagtAAGGTACGTCACATgccatcaacaatatataaggagtaaaatcaaccgggtgtttgaaaatcctgatattagttatgtggggctagggcaagtttttattagattttatcaattttaggtAGATGCACCGTTAGGAGAAAAACACGGTCACACAATttaagtcaaccggaagttcgaaaatctttctattaggtccACATTCCcgatatctgggggcttgaatagttatggtttGATTTTGACAGTTATTAGACTTGAGATAGCTGtctttttactgaaaatgttGGCCAactgtgaaatatattatttaagttcaGAGATAATATTTGTCTTTAtactgtaaatataaatttgtgagtATTTTTCTATGATAATTGTCCGTCCTTATacgaaaattgttaaaatcgggtcaatacttctcctaGCCTCCACATACCTAATATCACTATTTGCGAGTTTCCAGTCGTTTTTAAAGAGTCTATTTAGATCAATGTGtgcgatattttaattaaattatagtatTTCTTAACCGCAAATTGACCTAACACCTGAAAATATGCCTTCGGCTTCGATCTTTGGAAATTGCGAAAGTATTATATGTGCGGCTTAGTTCCTCCTGGCTTGTTgtaattattgttaaataaagtttgtaaatttttttataattcgatCGAAATCGGCTGAACAAAATAACAATCCATACAGAACTAACCAACaataatcataaatttttttattttggttattactttgctgaaaataaaataacagtcgatttcaaaataatttacttaGTATTTTTTGTGGTAACTCCTGATTTTCATCATAAGTTTTGTTCTCCTTATGTCGCTCATCGCTAGTAGAGCGGTATTACCATTTGTTAATAATCATCCAATATCTCGCTAGGATACTTTTCTCACATACTCTCACAAAGATCGAGCTCTTTTTATAAAAGCAAGCGAGTGACTACACAaggaaactaaaaataatatgttaaaaagtaatattttgcaaataaaaatgctCTAGTTTATTGTACTCttgaaacatgttgctacagagtataataattttgttcacctagcggttgtttgtatcacctaaaaataatcgagttagttatataaaaatgatcaggatgacgagacgagttgaaatccgggttagtgcctgtccgtccgtccgtctgtcacgcaaacaaaacgccattattcgaaaacatataaaatgccataactaaaaaccaaattaagatataaaactgtaatttggtagaGGGGATTGCAGCAGCAAAaggcacctgtgggctaaaaaattaaaaaatcaagaaaaaacgttaacttcggttgcaccgaagctataatacccttcacaaatacaaaggccccttacatgaacttgattccgaacgttcaatttgtatgcggagaataatttgttgtctTAGGCAAgaactcgtgtctaatttcgtgaagatacctcgtcaaataaaaccattttccatgcaagcactttactccgatcgattatattattgccttaaataataatccatggcaaatttcgtgaagattcatcgttaaatgaaagagttttccatacaaacacttgattccgattgttcagtttgtatggcagctatatgctatagtgacccgatctatacaatttctttcttAATGCCTTaattaataatacatgccaaatttcgtgaagatacctcgtcttagttttccatacaagcacttcattccgattgttcagtttgtatggcagctatatgctatagtcacccgatctgaatactTTCTTCCGAGATTAAATTgttaccttaaataataatccatgctaaatttcttgaagatacctcgccaaatgaaagagtttcccatacaagcactagattccgattgttcagtttgtatggcagctatatgctatactcatccgatctatacaatttctccggagattggattattgccttaaataatgatacgtgccaaatttcgtgaagatacctcctcaaatgaaagagttttccatacaaacacttgattccgattgttcagtttgtatggcagctatatgctatagtggtccgatatcggtcgttccgacaaatgagcagcttctttgtgagaaaaggacaggtgcaaaatttcagatcgatagcttaaaaactgagggactagttcgcgtatatacagacggacggacagacagacggacatggctaaatcaactcagctcgtcacggtgcttataccctgttcagggtataaaaatgagcGTGACCCCGCTCTTTAATAAGTTTAGTGTACTTATCTTCCAAACTATTCAAGCCATATCACCCAAATTCGCTTAGGATAAAACCCCTTTGAAATGTCCTACCGACActgtgaaaatgaatgaaatcggatgacaatcacgcccactccccatataaaagttatgttgaaaactaccaaaagtgcgataaatcaataactaaatgctttAGAGACACAATTTTACACCCGAAATGGTacgagagggctttataggagtcgGTGTCAAAATTTGACGATGGGCTTGGCATCGCCCATATTTAGGGggaaatttcaaccaaattcggtgcataacaatTGGATTACAAACtagcctactttccatatagcacaattttaaattccatacgattcattcactttccagcatacaaatcaagaaccaatcaatgtatccggataaaacttttcacaaatagtgaattctcaaggtatttcatcttacgtccaaaaGTTGTCAAAATCAAACCATAACTTTTGAAGAACCCGACGCCAAATATGGGAACGCAAGTgtctatggctgactttttgctgGAAATATCGGTCAAGctatgagatatattattgaaattcggggaaaatgtttctttgataatattatacccttgtgtcaaaaatgggttgaatgggGTCAATACTCAGAACACATGATACAAAAtagcatattttttaatagtaatgctagttttgttttgaaaaataaggagACATTCAAGTAAACAGAGAGAAAAATGTCgaaaacatatgttatatttcaataaatgatTATTTCTTTTATGATTTTCTAGTTAACAATCTCTATTGAAAGACCCGCAGTAACCTGCCGAACCTA
This genomic window contains:
- the Sps1 gene encoding inactive selenide, water dikinase-like protein; amino-acid sequence: MSYQVEALNSAHLELQGSGSGAELRRPFDPTAHDLEPSFRLTRFADLKGRGCKVPQEVLGKLVSALQQDYSNASDQDAQFMNMAIPRIGIGLDCSVIPLRHGGLCLVQTTDFFYPIVDDPYMMGKIACANVLSDLYAMGVTDCDNMLMLLAVSTKMTEKERDVVVPLIMRGFKDSALEAGTTVTGGQSVVNPWCTIGGVASTICQPNEYIVPDNAVVGDVLVLTKPLGTQVAVNAHQWLDQPERWNRIKLVVSEEDVRKAYHRAMSSMARLNRTAARLMHKYNAHGSTDITGFGLLGHAQTLASHQKKDVSFVIHNLPVIAKMAAVAKACGNMFQLLQGHSAETSGGLLICLPREQAAAYCKDIEKQEGYQAWIIGIVEKGNKTARIIDKPRVIEVPAKD